A single window of Candidatus Nezhaarchaeales archaeon DNA harbors:
- a CDS encoding energy-coupling factor ABC transporter permease → MHIPDGFLDVFTSAFTYMIFLGYGGYAFKRVRASLTAEQGSLVSVLAAGIFAAQMLNWPLPGGTSLHFVGGALAGIMLGPWLGFLTLFLVLLVQCLVFHDGGITALGANSLNMAIVNVLAGYLIYRSLIKKLGAKEPVRAIAAFLGSWIGIFLAGVACGLEIGFSPSFPYGVTITLPVMAMWHLALGVIEGLITASVIAYVARKAPNLVLSEV, encoded by the coding sequence ATGCATATACCAGACGGCTTCTTAGACGTATTTACGTCGGCCTTTACATACATGATCTTCCTAGGTTACGGGGGCTACGCCTTTAAGAGGGTTAGGGCGTCGCTAACGGCTGAACAAGGATCGTTAGTATCGGTTTTAGCCGCTGGTATTTTCGCGGCTCAAATGTTAAACTGGCCTCTACCTGGAGGTACCAGCTTACACTTCGTTGGAGGGGCCCTAGCAGGTATCATGCTTGGACCTTGGCTCGGTTTTCTCACGTTATTCCTCGTATTACTTGTTCAATGCTTAGTGTTCCATGACGGCGGTATTACGGCTTTAGGGGCTAACTCATTGAACATGGCTATCGTAAACGTCTTAGCCGGCTACCTAATATATCGTTCCCTCATTAAGAAGTTAGGGGCTAAGGAACCGGTTAGGGCCATCGCGGCCTTCCTAGGCAGCTGGATCGGTATATTCTTAGCCGGAGTAGCTTGCGGCTTGGAGATAGGTTTTTCACCATCCTTCCCCTACGGGGTCACGATTACGCTGCCGGTAATGGCTATGTGGCACCTAGCTTTAGGGGTTATTGAAGGCTTAATAACGGCTTCGGTAATCGCGTACGTAGCGCGTAAAGCACCCAACCTAGTATTATCGGAGGTTTAA